GAAACGTGCCTCTCCCGCAAAAACAATTGCAGCATCAGGGGAAAAATGTTTCAAATTATATTCAATATCCGAATACCATACACTATCCCCAATAATATATAAGGTTGGCTCATCCTTTGTTCTTAAAATAAATCCGGAAACGGGACCCATTGCTTCTGCTAGTTAGCCATGACCGTGTCTTCCTTCCGTTCGTCTTAATTCAATCCCCTGCCAAACAAATTCTCTCTCTATTGCTATGACATGCTCAAATCCTTTATTTTTTATTAACAGTTCATCCGCAGGCTGGCAAAATAAAGGTAGATGCTTAGGTAAACTTGCAATGGCCTGGTCATCGAAATGATCACGGTGTGAGTGTGTAACAATAATAGCATCAATATTAATTAGTCTCTCTAGGTCAACTGGTAATGAAGATAAAGGGTTATTTAGATGTTGGTTAAGGGCATTAGGAACAGGTGCAAGTGTTCCTTGTTCGCTAAACATAGGATCTAAAAGGAATTTTAGACCTTTATAAGTAATCAGATGTGTTGCATGGCGTATTAAATGAATTAGCATAGATTGTTTCATCCTCCTAAATTCGTTTTCCAGGTTATTGTATACTCCCTACATTTTTACTTACAGTATCTGATGAAAAGGATATTTGCTCTTTTGTTTCAGCATGAAAGAAATTATGTAACTAAACTCGCTTTGAATCATTTACAATACATTTAGAAAACGTTTACTGTTTTTTTGAGGGGGAAATGGCATGGATGAAATTGACTTTCAAATTCTCGAAGTATTAAAAGAAAACTCCCGTAAAACTTGGAAGGAAATCGGAGAATTAATCCATATGACAGGCCAGGCGGTGGGTAATAGAATTCGCAGGATGGAAGAAGAGGGGATTATTGAGCAATATACCATTGCAGTGAATGAATTAAAGCTTGGAAAGAGTATACAAGCATTTATAATGATTTTTCTAAAATCAAATCAACACGTTGAATTTCAAAAGTACCTAAAAGAAAATACAGATATAAAAGAAGTTCACCGCATAAGTGGTGAAGGATGCTATATGATTAAAGCAAGCGTTTCCGATCAGTTTGCATTAAATCATATACTTGATGAGATACTCAAATTTGCTAACTACAGAGTTAATATATCCATAGGGAAAATAAAATAGATGCTTGTTAGAGGGGGTTACAGATATTTCAGTAGAAAAAACTGCATCTTGAGTAGGTGGGGTGAACCGCATCATAAGTGATGGTCAACACAATTAGAAAAGAAATAGTACCCGATAGTAGCTTTATTAGTAGATTAAGGCGATAGTGATAATCGTGCAGCGGATATAAAGTGTTAGACTGTGGATTGTTGAAACCTTTTGAGCCACAATATCGGCAGCTTTCGTAAAGTGATTCTTTGTAATTATTATAGTATGCTCCTGTTGTGCCGCAAAGCTATTGTCAGGTACACATAAAGTCCACCCATCCGACAAGCTCAACGACATATCCAGCACCTGTAGATAAAAAGGGCTCGATTGTAATGACCATGCCCTCTTTCAATACACGTTTATCATGCTTGTTATAAACGGGTAGAATATCATTGGGGGTCTCGTGCAGGGATTTCCCAATACCGTGACTACACAAATTCCTAATAACATTATAGCCGCCTTTTGTAGCCTTGATTTCAATAATCCTTCCGATTTCGTTCAATTTAACTCCATGTTTAAGTGAAGAAATGACTTTCATCATCGTATTGTGTGTGTATTCACATAGACGCAATGAGGATGAACTTTTTTCACCTCCCTTGTAATCCCATCTGGTTTGACAGGTGGGCCTTTTTTTGCTTACTTCTAAACACCTGAGTTCACCTTGATAAATTTAAAATGGAATGTTATCAAAAAAGCACCTCTTAACATCGAATGTTTAGGTCTAATAAAAAACATACAAAACGTTAATATAGTATTAACAATCATCTGGTTTAATTGAACTGTAAACTATAAATCTACTAGGAGGATTTTTTAGATGATTAATAAGAAACTTGCGAAAAAAGGGGCTACTTTAGCACTTGCATTAGCTATTACTGTTCCAGCAGTAACACCAGTAGTAGCGGCTTCTCAGGAAAATATTAAAATTGAATCTGTTAGATTTAATGGAATGGCAGCACCTACTACTATTGATGAAATGGTAAAAACATATACAAATGCAACCGTTGATGTGAAATATATCAATGGAAAGGTAAAAACATTTCCACTGTCTTACAACTACCTATTTAAATCGGAAGATAAGGTAGCAACAGTTAAAGGTGAAAAAATTCCTGCGGGTACACCCATTGATGTAAATGGAAATCCAATTAAGGATCCAAGCAGCACAAACGGAGGCTACTTTGTCTCCGATGCTCCGGATTCAAACAGCTTATTAATGCCTATTAATGGTAAACTATATATGATTACACATTATGAATATCAAACTATTGATGCTGCTGGTAAATCAGCATACGGTTTAGTACCAGCATCTATGTCTTTAACTGAGTTGGAACAGGACAAAAAAACAGGTGAACTCAAAACTGTAAAAGTAGAAAAAATTGATTTTTCAGCTGTAAATGGACTTTGGATTCCATGTAACGGATCATTATCTCCATGGAATACACATTTAGGTTCTGAAGAGTACGAACCAGATGCACGTCTTTTCTTAGACCCAACTTCGAAAGTAAGAAGTCAAGTTGAAACATTCGCTCAATTCTATTTCGGAGATAAAGCAAAGGCTAATCCTTATTTCTATGGCTACACTCCTGAAATTACAGTAGGTAAGAATGGTAAAACATCCGTTGTAAAACATTACAGTACAGGACGTTTCTCTCATGAGTTAGCTAAAGTAATGCCTGATAACAAAACTGTTTTTTACGGGGATGATGGTGGTAATACAGGAATGTTTATGTATGTAGCTGACAAAGAAAAAGATTTATCATCAGGTACATTATATGCAGCTACATTTAAACAAACAGGTATTGAAAACGGCGGCTCAGGAGATTTACAATGGATTAATTTAGGGCATGCAACGGATAAAGAAGTGAAAAATATTATTGAAAGCGGGATTACATTCAATGATATTTTTGAAACTTCAGATGCTCCTAAAGAAGGTTTCACAGCTATTAAAACATACTCAAATGAAGGAAAAGTTGAATACCTAAAACTTAAACCTGGCAAAGAAAAAGCAGCAGCCTTCCTTGAAACTCGTCGATATGCGGCTATTCTTGGTGCGACTACAGAATTCAATAAAATGGAAGGTGTAGCGCTAAACGAAAAGGACAAGAAAGTGTATATTGCAATTTCCGATCAAAGTAAGGCTATGGAAAAAGATTCAACAGGAAAAGACCCAGCAGACCATATTCAATTGCCAAAAATTAAAGCTGGTGTAACTTATCAATTAGACTTACAAGGTGGCCAAAAAGATAGTCAAGGAAAGACAATTAATAGCTCATATGTAGCACTATCTATGAATGGATTGGTAGTAGGTGAAGACCTTCCTGCTCCTGATGCATATGGAAACACTGCGAATGTAGATAAAGTAGCGAATCCAGATAACCTAAGTTACTCTGAAGCAATGAGAACACTCTTTATTGGTGAAGATAGTGGTGCCCACACAAATAACTACGTTTGGGCTTATAATGTTGATACTAAAGAATTAGATCGAATTTTATCTGTTCCAGCAGGAGCAGAGGCAACTGGATTATTTGCTGCTGATGACCGTAATGGATTCTCATACATTCTCAGTAATTTCCAGCATCCTGGTGATGAAGTGGATGGTAAGTCCATTACAGCTGTTAATAAAGAAGAACTACTTAAAGCAATTGATGAACAAATTGGTATTAATAAAACAGGCGGTATTGGTTATATCTCTGGTCTGCCATCTTTAACAAAAATGCCAGATTTCTCTTCATCTGGTAAAAAGGGTAACTGATTCTGTAATATCAATTATTGGTAAAACAGAAGCTAAATCAGTAGTGAAATTGTATATTAATGAAAAATACATGCAGCAGACAAAAGCTGATAAAAATGGAAACTATAAGTTTAAAATAACTAAGCTAAGCGCAGGTACAAAAATTAAGGTAACATCTACTGATGAAGCTGGTTATGAAAGTGTTGCAAGCACTACTACAGTAATTGATTAAACGGCTACAAATGCTCCAAAGCTAGATAAAGTAACAGCAAGTAAGTCAACAGTTTATAAGGGCAATATTCTCCGATGTTGGGATATTGTCCTTTTTACTATTTGAGAGGGGTATTTATTTTCCTTCCATTTTCACATGGGATTGATTGGCATTTGGCTCGCCATCACAATCGATGAATGGACGCGGGGGATTATCATGTCTTTCAGATGGCGAAGTAAAAAGTGGGAAAAGTATGCACTTGTCCCTACTGAGAATAAGTCAGTCCCAGTGGTTGGAATAGAGTCTGCCTAGATCTCTCTCACCCTATGGCGATTCCGTCTGTTTAATAGGAGAGTTATTCAGTAAAGGAACAGGATAGCAAAGCGCTTTATCGTCAGCAGTTCCTATTCTTAATGTAAAGTATTACTATGTGTGATATAAAACACATTACTTAAAAGACAATCACTATATACTAAATATGTCTAATAATTTCAAAAATTCCTTAATATAATTAATGAAAAAATCAACAAAATTCCCCCTAAATTATTTAAACGGAGGATGACAATGGCTAAACGAATGGGCTTGACGGGAAAGATTTCTATTATTGTTGTTGCGATTGTGTTTGTGAGCATTAGTATTTTAACATTGATTAGCTACCGAACCATTTTTGACTCGGTTGAACGAGCAGCAGGAATAGAATTGACTGGCTGCGCTAATATCACGATTGGCCTTCTAAAACCTGATGAAGTAAAAGCATTAGTAAAGGGGGACACATCCTTAACAGATAAAGTAAGTCAGACGATTAGCTGGACAACTAAGCAAAAGCCTATTTTTGAGAATCAATATATTCTTTCGTTAGATGGAAAAATTCTCGTTCCCGATCAAAATTTGAAAAAACAGGGCTTTAATGCAGGAGATGATTTTTACATAGACAAGGATGCTATTAATAATCTTTTGGCATTACGAACAAAAACATTTTCCCATATTTACAAATATGGCGGAATGGAAAGAATCACTGGGTATGCACCTATTTTCGAAGATAATGACGAAAGCAAGGATATTATCGCAATTAATGCAATCGACTTTGAAACCTCAATTATTAAAGAGCGAACTTTGGAAATGATGTGGAAGAATATTCTATTTGGGATTCTCTTACCACTTATTTCCGGTTTAATAACTTTTATTATTGTTCGAAAAATGATGTCCCCAATGGTAAAAATTATCCAATATGCAAAACAGATTGCAAATGGGGATTTAACGGCGCAACCACTAGATGTTAAAAGCAAGGATGAGCTTGGGCAGCTAGCCAAAGGTTTCAATACGATGATAGCAAATTTAAAAACAATCATTGAAAAAGTTTTAACAAATTCTGAACAAGTGGCATCAACGGCCGGGCAAGTATCCGTAAGTGTAGAGGAAATCAATAAAGCAACAGATCATATAGCTGTATCGGTTCAATCTATTGCCCAAGGATCATTTGAACAGGTTAATAGTTCAAATGAAGTAAATTTCATTTCTAAAGGAATTTCAACTGAAATGGATCAGATTGTATATAAAGTATCCTCTGTAACGGAATCTTCAAACACGGCTTCAACGATAGCGATTAATGGAAATGATGCGATAGTAAAGGCTATCAATCAAATGGGGATTATAGGAAAGCAATCATCGTATATGGAAGAAGCAATCAATTCACTTAATAAAAAATCACAGGAGATTGGAAAGATTATTTCACTAATAACCGACGTAACCAACCAAACAAACCTACTCGCTCTAAATGCAGCGATTGAGGCTGCCAGAGCAGGTCAACAAGGAAAAGGGTTTGCGGTTGTCGCTGCTGAGGTTCGTAAATTAGCTGAACAATCTGGTAACGCTGCAACCCAGATAAGTAAATTAATTAAAGAAATTCAAAACGAAACAAATCGTGTCGTTGCGACAATGGATAATAGTGAACAGATGGTAACAAGTGGAATTGGGATGGTTGAAAATGCAGGCAAATCATTTAATGAAATAGCTACATCGATTGAAAAAGTAACTTCACAAATTCAAGATGTTTCGCTTGCAGTGACAAATATTAATACTGGTATTCAAAGAATGTCCAAAAAATATGAAGAAATCACCAATATTTCAAATAGCTCAGCAGAAATGACTCAGCAAATAGCTGGTACAACGGAAGAACAAACTGCATCGATGCAAGAGATATCAGCAGCGACGAATCTATTGGCAAAAATGGCAATTGAATTAAAAGATGCTGTGGCATTTTTTAAAGTATCTTCAAAGTAATAGCTTATTATATTAAGAGCGTGGTGACGTATAGTACATAATTAGTAAGAGGCTGACCCCTTTTTTGAGTCAGCCTCCCTATTAAATGTCATTTGCTTTATTCTTCTTTATAAAATCGTTCCCCGGTTTCTGGGTTGAAATAAACGACTAATCTTTTATTTGTAGTTGGATCAATTGATATCTCATTTGTTCGAACGAAGCCTTTAAGCACTTGTTGTCCGTGTTTTGCTTTAAAGCGGCGGTCCCAAATAAGCCGGGATCCGAAGATTAAAATAAGCAGAACAAGGAATTGTATACCAAGCCTATTATCCAAATCATCGGTTATTCTCTTTCTATAATAACGGCTGTTCCATAGGCAATAATTTCACTCATATTCTGTCCGATTTCACCAGAGTCAAAGCGCATCATAATGATAACGTTTGCCCCCATTGCTGTGGCATTTTTCACCATCCGGTCCATTGCTTGTTTTCTGGTATCCTCAAGCATTTCTGTATATTGATTTATTTCTCCGCCCACGAGCCCTTTTAGAGAAGCAACGCGATACCTCTTGCTCTTACGGTTAAGCCAAATACTGGACCTAACATCTCTGTAACTTTATGATTAGCAATATTCTCGGTTGTTACGATAATCATATTGATCCACCCCTTAACAAAAATAATGACTTCATGTTTATTATAACAAGTATGGTGGAGTGTACACATTAGTTTTCCTCTATAATGACAAAAACTCGTAACGTAAAGCAAATTTTGGGAATACTTTGTAAGTGAGTAAAGTTGAGGAGGAAAATCTAATGCAACCAAACAGTTACCAAGATGAATCCCCTTATTTTCAAAGGGATTCAAACAATTTTTATGAAAAGTGTCAAAAACATTTGTATCAATTTATTCAAGTTGAATTAAACGATGGTTCGATTTATCAGGGAATACTTCACAGCTATGATAGAGAGAAAATGTATCTCCTTATGCCAAAGATGGATCATTCTCAAATGTCAATGCACATGCAAGAAGCAAGTAGAGAAGACAGACAGTTTTTCCCTTTCTTTGGGCCATTTGGGTTATTTGGATTCCCTTTCTTTGGAATAAGAAGGTTTGGACCATTTTTCCCGTTCTTTATCTAAAGAACAATATAAAAAAGGCCTACAGTAAACTGTAAGCCTTTCTTTATTAAATAGCCGAGAACACTCGTGACTTTAGTTATGAGAGGTTCAGAGTATTGAATAGAATAGTGGGTTAACCAATTAAATTCTATAAAGCTCCTCCAATTTTGTGGAAATAGCAATAGTCATTTCTTCCGTTACTTTTGGAAGATTAGACTTTAAGACTGCATTTACGAGCGGCCCCATTGCACCACCAGCAGTGATTTCAAGAAAGCCTGTCATCCTCGTTTTATTTTTATCCATTGCTTCTGCCAGGAAATAGCCTCCGCCTGAAAGTTCCTCGTTTAACCCCTTTAAATTAAAAGTAACCCTTGTCGGTTCTATCCATTCTTTTACAGTGACCATCAGACTAATCTTTTTCTTTATGAATCCGTTGTTACTATAAAACTCCCATGTGGACTGGCGGTTAGTAAATTTCCGATGTTGAATATATCCGGGAATAAGTGGAGCCCAGTTATCCATATCCTTAACAAAATCCCAAACTTGATTGATTGGTAAACCAACCTCAACTTGATGAATTCCGCTTGGCATTTATTTTCCTTCTTTCTATTTCATTATTTAGACCCTTATATATCTATATGTACCTTCCAGCAAAGGGGAATTTTTCTCTTATGACCCGGATGACGGACTAAGCGACATGATATAATGAAACAGATGAATTAAAGTGAAGAATGTTGATAGTGACTTCGATAAATTTGTAAAGAAAAATCTGCTTAAATAACAACAAAAGGTAAGGATGGAGAAAATGGAATCAGACGTGACTATAAAGGTGCTAGAAAAATACGTTAATAAGTACAAAGGAGGTTATCCCCTTATATTAAAACAAGTGATTAACGACACATCTGTATTAACAGAAGAAGGTGTGATTATTAACCTTGTTGATGAAGATCATACGTTTATCGGAAAAGGTTATTATGGTAAGCAAAATAAAGGGTATGGTTGGGTGCTTACTCACAATGAGGCTGAAAGGATTGACCAATTGTTTTTTGAAAGGAAGATTAAAGCCGCATTAGAAAAAAGAAAATCGTTTTATGAAGAACAAGAAACAACTGCCTTTCGAGTATTTAATGCAGAAGGTGATGGAATCGGGGGCTTAACTATTGATTATTTCGATGGCCATTACTTAATCAATTGGTATAGTAAAGGAATTTATACGTATAAAGACCATGTGCTTGCTTCACTTAGGAATCTAGTTGATTATAAAGCAATCTATCAGAAGAAGCGCTTTAATACGGGGGGGAAATATAT
The window above is part of the Bacillus sp. (in: firmicutes) genome. Proteins encoded here:
- a CDS encoding Lrp/AsnC family transcriptional regulator, whose amino-acid sequence is MDEIDFQILEVLKENSRKTWKEIGELIHMTGQAVGNRIRRMEEEGIIEQYTIAVNELKLGKSIQAFIMIFLKSNQHVEFQKYLKENTDIKEVHRISGEGCYMIKASVSDQFALNHILDEILKFANYRVNISIGKIK
- a CDS encoding DUF839 domain-containing protein, with the protein product MINKKLAKKGATLALALAITVPAVTPVVAASQENIKIESVRFNGMAAPTTIDEMVKTYTNATVDVKYINGKVKTFPLSYNYLFKSEDKVATVKGEKIPAGTPIDVNGNPIKDPSSTNGGYFVSDAPDSNSLLMPINGKLYMITHYEYQTIDAAGKSAYGLVPASMSLTELEQDKKTGELKTVKVEKIDFSAVNGLWIPCNGSLSPWNTHLGSEEYEPDARLFLDPTSKVRSQVETFAQFYFGDKAKANPYFYGYTPEITVGKNGKTSVVKHYSTGRFSHELAKVMPDNKTVFYGDDGGNTGMFMYVADKEKDLSSGTLYAATFKQTGIENGGSGDLQWINLGHATDKEVKNIIESGITFNDIFETSDAPKEGFTAIKTYSNEGKVEYLKLKPGKEKAAAFLETRRYAAILGATTEFNKMEGVALNEKDKKVYIAISDQSKAMEKDSTGKDPADHIQLPKIKAGVTYQLDLQGGQKDSQGKTINSSYVALSMNGLVVGEDLPAPDAYGNTANVDKVANPDNLSYSEAMRTLFIGEDSGAHTNNYVWAYNVDTKELDRILSVPAGAEATGLFAADDRNGFSYILSNFQHPGDEVDGKSITAVNKEELLKAIDEQIGINKTGGIGYISGLPSLTKMPDFSSSGKKGN
- a CDS encoding methyl-accepting chemotaxis protein, with product MAKRMGLTGKISIIVVAIVFVSISILTLISYRTIFDSVERAAGIELTGCANITIGLLKPDEVKALVKGDTSLTDKVSQTISWTTKQKPIFENQYILSLDGKILVPDQNLKKQGFNAGDDFYIDKDAINNLLALRTKTFSHIYKYGGMERITGYAPIFEDNDESKDIIAINAIDFETSIIKERTLEMMWKNILFGILLPLISGLITFIIVRKMMSPMVKIIQYAKQIANGDLTAQPLDVKSKDELGQLAKGFNTMIANLKTIIEKVLTNSEQVASTAGQVSVSVEEINKATDHIAVSVQSIAQGSFEQVNSSNEVNFISKGISTEMDQIVYKVSSVTESSNTASTIAINGNDAIVKAINQMGIIGKQSSYMEEAINSLNKKSQEIGKIISLITDVTNQTNLLALNAAIEAARAGQQGKGFAVVAAEVRKLAEQSGNAATQISKLIKEIQNETNRVVATMDNSEQMVTSGIGMVENAGKSFNEIATSIEKVTSQIQDVSLAVTNINTGIQRMSKKYEEITNISNSSAEMTQQIAGTTEEQTASMQEISAATNLLAKMAIELKDAVAFFKVSSK
- a CDS encoding DUF4123 domain-containing protein, coding for MSKVEEENLMQPNSYQDESPYFQRDSNNFYEKCQKHLYQFIQVELNDGSIYQGILHSYDREKMYLLMPKMDHSQMSMHMQEASREDRQFFPFFGPFGLFGFPFFGIRRFGPFFPFFI
- a CDS encoding SRPBCC family protein, with the protein product MPSGIHQVEVGLPINQVWDFVKDMDNWAPLIPGYIQHRKFTNRQSTWEFYSNNGFIKKKISLMVTVKEWIEPTRVTFNLKGLNEELSGGGYFLAEAMDKNKTRMTGFLEITAGGAMGPLVNAVLKSNLPKVTEEMTIAISTKLEELYRI